One window of the Clostridium sp. MB40-C1 genome contains the following:
- a CDS encoding ComEC/Rec2 family competence protein: MINSKKKFLNLIAIFVFIISLVGCNLNSKNSSKKIEEKGSIVTKDDYNKNNEDSSYSDVNSTNVSGNLKVHYINVGQADSILIQQDSHNMLIDAGNNADSNLVVNYLKKQGVSKLDYVIGTHPHEDHIGGLDVVIKTFNIDKILMPKISTTTKTFKDVITAIQSKNMKVTTPKVGDNYKLGGATWSILAPNSSSYQDLNNYSIVIKMKYGNNSFIFTGDAESISEGEILKKQLDIKADVLKVGHHGSHSSTTDAFLAKVNPKYAVIMCEKGNDYGHPHKETMIKLQNKKITTYRTDECGTVIATSDGTKITFDKKPGTYNYNGNSNTSKNTSEKTKKTNTYSTSKNNKSSKILATGNSSSQISQTKGIAVYITNTGKKYHVNGCSSLKKSKISISLEKAKSQGYGPCGNCHPPQ, from the coding sequence ATGATAAACAGTAAGAAGAAATTTTTGAATTTAATTGCCATATTTGTTTTTATTATTTCTTTGGTTGGATGTAATTTAAATAGTAAAAACAGTTCAAAGAAAATTGAAGAAAAAGGAAGTATTGTAACTAAAGATGATTATAATAAAAATAATGAAGATTCATCATATTCAGATGTGAATTCGACAAATGTAAGTGGCAATCTAAAAGTACATTACATTAATGTAGGACAAGCGGATAGTATTTTAATTCAACAAGATTCACATAATATGCTAATAGATGCAGGAAATAATGCTGACTCAAATTTAGTAGTAAATTACCTTAAAAAGCAAGGAGTATCTAAGCTAGATTATGTTATAGGAACTCATCCTCATGAGGATCATATAGGAGGATTAGATGTAGTAATTAAGACTTTCAATATAGATAAAATATTGATGCCTAAAATTAGTACTACAACTAAAACTTTCAAGGATGTTATAACAGCAATACAAAGTAAAAACATGAAAGTAACAACACCCAAAGTGGGAGATAACTATAAGTTAGGTGGAGCTACCTGGAGTATATTAGCGCCTAATAGTTCAAGTTATCAAGATTTAAATAACTATAGTATTGTAATAAAAATGAAGTATGGTAATAACTCATTTATATTTACTGGAGATGCGGAATCTATAAGTGAAGGAGAAATTTTGAAAAAACAGCTTGATATTAAGGCAGATGTTTTGAAAGTTGGACATCACGGAAGTCATTCATCAACTACAGATGCTTTCTTAGCTAAAGTTAATCCTAAATATGCAGTAATTATGTGTGAAAAAGGAAATGACTATGGACATCCACATAAGGAAACTATGATTAAGTTACAAAATAAAAAAATTACTACATATAGAACTGATGAATGTGGAACTGTAATAGCTACTAGTGATGGAACTAAAATAACTTTTGATAAAAAACCTGGAACATATAATTACAATGGAAACAGTAATACATCAAAAAACACTAGTGAGAAAACTAAAAAAACAAATACCTATTCTACAAGCAAAAATAATAAATCTAGCAAGATTTTAGCTACAGGAAATAGTTCATCTCAAATATCTCAAACTAAAGGGATAGCAGTTTATATAACTAATACAGGTAAAAAATATCATGTAAATGGATGCTCATCTTTAAAGAAAAGTAAAATATCTATAAGTTTAGAAAAGGCTAAATCTCAAGGATATGGGCCTTGTGGTAATTGCCACCCACCACAATAA
- a CDS encoding class I SAM-dependent methyltransferase — translation MDNRDFFNKLAFQWDDISHHQPKKLKKIIKLANIENKCKIIDIGTGTGVMLEYLLDTNPQKITAIDISENMIAIAKSKYKDNRISFINEDVLNFKENGYDFAILYSVYPHFKNKDILFKQISNLLNKNGKIVIAHSESKEKINSVHFRSHAIKNDILSPIEITFKIMSKYFKVDRMIDNEEMYFIDGIKL, via the coding sequence ATGGATAATAGAGATTTTTTTAATAAACTTGCTTTTCAATGGGATGACATTTCTCATCATCAACCTAAAAAATTAAAAAAAATTATAAAATTAGCAAACATTGAGAATAAATGTAAAATAATTGATATCGGTACAGGCACAGGTGTTATGTTAGAATATCTTTTAGATACAAATCCTCAAAAAATAACAGCCATAGATATTTCAGAGAATATGATAGCTATTGCCAAATCAAAATATAAGGACAATAGAATATCATTTATAAATGAAGATGTACTTAACTTTAAAGAAAATGGTTATGATTTTGCCATTCTCTACTCTGTATATCCACATTTCAAAAATAAAGATATTCTTTTCAAACAAATTTCAAATTTACTAAATAAAAATGGAAAAATAGTTATTGCTCATTCTGAAAGTAAAGAAAAGATTAATTCTGTTCATTTTCGTAGTCATGCTATTAAAAACGATATTCTTTCTCCAATTGAAATTACCTTTAAAATTATGTCAAAATATTTTAAAGTAGATAGAATGATTGATAATGAAGAAATGTACTTTATTGATGGAATTAAACTATAA
- a CDS encoding superoxide dismutase, with the protein MSHTLPKLPYAYNALEPYYDEETVKLHHDIHHKGYVDGLNNAETKLKEAREIGDFSLVKHWEKELAFHGSGHILHTIFWENMKPNGGGNPTGEVSQKINEFFGSFESFKEQFTKAAVAVEGSGWCALVWNRIFNKLEILQIEKHQNLTQWGSIPLLVVDVWEHAYYLKYQNRRPEFINNWWNLINWNDVNKKFSEAK; encoded by the coding sequence ATGAGCCATACTTTACCTAAATTACCTTATGCATACAATGCATTAGAGCCATATTATGATGAGGAAACAGTAAAACTTCATCATGATATCCATCATAAAGGATATGTTGATGGACTTAATAATGCAGAAACTAAACTTAAGGAAGCAAGAGAAATAGGTGACTTTTCACTAGTAAAACATTGGGAAAAAGAATTAGCATTTCATGGTAGTGGACATATATTACACACAATTTTTTGGGAGAATATGAAGCCTAATGGAGGAGGAAATCCAACAGGTGAAGTTTCACAAAAAATAAATGAATTCTTTGGAAGTTTTGAAAGTTTTAAAGAACAATTTACTAAAGCTGCAGTTGCTGTTGAAGGATCAGGATGGTGTGCTCTTGTATGGAATAGAATATTTAATAAATTAGAAATTCTACAAATTGAAAAACACCAAAACTTAACACAATGGGGAAGCATACCATTACTTGTTGTTGATGTATGGGAACATGCATATTATTTAAAATATCAAAATAGAAGACCAGAGTTTATTAATAATTGGTGGAATCTTATAAATTGGAATGATGTAAATAAAAAATTTAGTGAAGCAAAATAG
- the rbr gene encoding rubrerythrin, translating into MKTLKGTKTAENLMKAFAGECQARTKYTYYSSTAKKEGYVQIANIFMETAENEKEHAKRFLKFLNSNMQNDGVEITACYGAGLGTTIENLKYAANGEHEEWSELYPHFGKVAEEEGFDEIAQAFYNISKVEKRHEERYRKLLENIENDQVFKKDEVILWKCSNCGYIYEGKEAPKVCPSCIHPQGYFEVFVENY; encoded by the coding sequence TTGAAAACATTGAAAGGAACTAAAACTGCTGAGAACTTAATGAAAGCTTTTGCAGGAGAATGTCAAGCAAGAACAAAGTATACTTATTATTCATCAACAGCTAAAAAAGAAGGATATGTTCAAATAGCTAATATTTTCATGGAAACTGCAGAAAATGAAAAAGAACATGCAAAACGTTTTTTAAAGTTTTTAAATAGTAATATGCAAAATGATGGAGTAGAAATAACCGCCTGTTATGGTGCAGGACTTGGAACTACAATAGAAAATCTAAAATATGCAGCAAATGGTGAACATGAGGAGTGGTCAGAACTTTATCCTCACTTTGGAAAAGTAGCAGAAGAAGAGGGTTTTGATGAAATTGCACAAGCATTTTATAACATAAGCAAAGTTGAAAAGAGACATGAAGAAAGATATAGAAAACTTTTAGAAAATATAGAAAATGATCAAGTGTTTAAAAAAGATGAAGTAATCTTATGGAAATGTTCTAATTGTGGATATATTTATGAAGGTAAAGAAGCTCCTAAAGTTTGTCCGTCATGTATTCATCCTCAAGGCTATTTTGAAGTTTTTGTTGAAAACTATTAA
- the spoIIIAA gene encoding stage III sporulation protein AA: MNTKDIFYILPQSIKEQLENIEGIENMQEIRIKIKMPLQYYLGKEEVITKYIVTEEDVRIILQRMSNYSIYAFEEEIKNGYITIKGGHRVGICGSCVMEGDKVKTIKNIASLNIRICRQIIGCSNRIIPLIVDGDKVLNTIVISPPKCGKTTLIRDITKNLSNGMRMNNGMRLSGKKICVIDERSEIAGCSNGIPQMDVGIRTDVLDSCLKSEGIMMAVRSMAPDVIVCDEIGTHKDIESILTALNSGVNLITTIHGFGIEDLYMRGVFKDVLDNNVFKRAIVLSDSKEVGKIKYIYDFDKKDKLWRR; this comes from the coding sequence ATGAATACGAAAGATATTTTTTATATTTTACCACAAAGTATAAAAGAACAATTAGAAAATATAGAAGGAATTGAAAATATGCAAGAGATAAGAATTAAAATAAAAATGCCTCTACAGTATTATCTTGGAAAAGAAGAGGTTATTACTAAATATATTGTAACAGAAGAAGATGTAAGAATTATTCTTCAGCGAATGAGTAATTACTCTATTTATGCTTTTGAAGAAGAAATAAAGAATGGATATATAACAATAAAAGGTGGACATAGAGTAGGTATTTGTGGGTCTTGTGTAATGGAAGGAGATAAAGTTAAAACAATTAAAAATATAGCATCATTAAACATTAGGATATGTAGGCAAATTATAGGGTGTTCTAATAGAATAATTCCTTTAATAGTGGATGGTGATAAAGTTTTAAACACTATTGTTATATCTCCACCTAAATGTGGTAAAACAACTTTAATAAGAGATATAACAAAGAATTTATCTAATGGAATGAGAATGAACAATGGAATGAGATTATCAGGTAAAAAAATATGTGTAATAGATGAAAGAAGCGAAATTGCTGGATGTAGTAATGGAATACCTCAAATGGATGTAGGTATAAGGACAGATGTACTAGATAGTTGTCTAAAAAGTGAGGGTATCATGATGGCTGTAAGAAGTATGGCTCCAGATGTTATTGTTTGTGATGAAATAGGAACACATAAGGATATAGAAAGTATACTTACAGCGTTGAATTCAGGGGTGAATCTTATTACCACAATACATGGATTTGGAATTGAAGACTTATATATGAGAGGGGTTTTTAAAGACGTATTAGATAATAATGTTTTTAAAAGAGCGATTGTTCTTAGTGATTCTAAAGAAGTAGGAAAAATAAAGTATATCTATGATTTTGATAAAAAAGATAAACTTTGGAGGAGATGA
- the spoIIIAB gene encoding stage III sporulation protein SpoIIIAB, with translation MIKKINFGGDEMALKALGCIFILGGCTLIGFILGENLKNRLLQLKEIEQALYVLQNEIVYTRTSLPEIFFHVGEKCIKPINHIFFQVSKLLSDNEVDSVYEGFEKSLQDNYDLISLKKEDLNVLMDMARTLGESDIEGQRNILNLSINNIKKQIKDADTTMQKNTKMYRYLGFSFGAILVIMIL, from the coding sequence TTGATAAAAAAGATAAACTTTGGAGGAGATGAAATGGCTTTAAAGGCATTAGGATGTATTTTTATACTAGGAGGATGTACTTTAATAGGATTTATCTTAGGAGAAAATTTAAAAAATAGACTTTTACAGTTAAAAGAAATTGAACAAGCCCTTTACGTGTTACAAAATGAAATTGTATATACAAGAACGTCACTACCAGAAATATTTTTTCATGTAGGTGAGAAATGTATTAAACCAATAAACCATATATTTTTTCAGGTTTCAAAACTTTTAAGTGATAATGAGGTAGATAGTGTATATGAAGGATTTGAAAAGAGTTTGCAAGATAATTATGACTTAATTAGTTTAAAAAAAGAAGATCTAAATGTACTCATGGATATGGCTAGAACACTTGGAGAATCTGATATAGAAGGTCAAAGAAATATATTAAATCTAAGTATTAATAACATAAAAAAACAAATAAAAGACGCTGATACTACTATGCAAAAAAACACAAAGATGTATAGGTATCTTGGCTTTTCATTTGGAGCCATATTAGTAATTATGATTTTATAA
- the spoIIIAC gene encoding stage III sporulation protein AC, whose protein sequence is MLDVNLIFKIGAVSIVIIVLDKVLKTTGKDDYAVIANLAGIVIVLMMVIDLINKLFSTVKTMFQF, encoded by the coding sequence TTGTTGGATGTTAACTTAATATTCAAAATAGGTGCAGTTAGTATAGTAATAATTGTATTAGATAAGGTTTTAAAAACAACAGGAAAAGACGATTATGCGGTAATAGCAAATTTGGCAGGTATTGTAATTGTATTGATGATGGTAATTGATCTTATAAATAAATTATTTAGTACGGTTAAAACTATGTTCCAATTTTAG
- the spoIIIAD gene encoding stage III sporulation protein AD codes for MEIVKIVGFAFVALSIILVIKNKRSDLAVHISLAAGILIFIFMIDKVTSVLQLLQELALKANIDFVYLNIVFKILGIAYLASFCSEICKDAGEGSLASKVEFAGKILILVLAIPILMAVLQGILKIM; via the coding sequence ATGGAAATAGTGAAAATTGTAGGATTTGCCTTTGTAGCTTTGTCAATTATATTAGTAATTAAAAATAAACGAAGTGATTTAGCCGTACATATAAGCCTTGCTGCAGGAATTTTAATATTTATATTTATGATAGATAAAGTAACATCAGTATTACAATTACTACAAGAACTTGCCCTAAAAGCTAACATTGATTTTGTATATTTAAATATTGTTTTTAAAATATTGGGGATTGCTTACCTTGCCTCCTTTTGTAGTGAGATATGTAAAGATGCAGGAGAAGGAAGTCTTGCTTCAAAAGTAGAGTTTGCAGGTAAAATTCTGATATTAGTTCTTGCAATTCCCATTTTAATGGCAGTGTTACAAGGAATATTAAAGATTATGTAA
- the spoIIIAE gene encoding stage III sporulation protein AE: protein MKKILFILGIFLLVNTFNVQAYAKNPINETKEDAQVEQLYDYMTNMKTEYEILNDIDVKDYVKQYMKSGDGKFSSKKFIKALTSYGFKEVTACIKLMSTIVIICIICALISNLENAFSNGNLSNIAYFACYALLIILMAKSFYIGVSTAKHAIKSMTDFMAALIPVLLMLLASVGGFTQAAIMDPIVIGVINISARVFVDLIIPIICMSFVVEFVNNISEEHKIDRLSKLLNKGALWMQGILMTIFIGIITIRGITSSTIDAVAEKTVKFAIDNFIPIVGKSLSDAISTVAGYSLLLKNALSSIGLIIMIVIIVFPLIKMSIMALIYKITAALIEPVSDKRLVKCITSAGDSLILITSCLICISVMFFIMVSIIASAGKIVIGG, encoded by the coding sequence ATGAAAAAAATATTATTTATACTAGGAATCTTTTTATTAGTAAACACTTTTAATGTACAAGCTTATGCTAAGAATCCTATTAATGAAACTAAGGAGGATGCACAAGTTGAACAATTATATGATTATATGACAAATATGAAAACAGAGTATGAGATTTTAAATGACATTGATGTAAAGGACTATGTTAAACAATATATGAAAAGTGGAGACGGAAAGTTCTCTAGTAAGAAATTTATAAAAGCTCTAACAAGTTACGGATTTAAAGAAGTAACAGCTTGTATAAAGCTAATGTCTACAATAGTTATAATATGTATAATTTGTGCTTTGATCAGCAACTTGGAAAATGCATTTAGTAATGGAAACTTATCAAATATAGCATATTTTGCATGTTATGCTTTGCTGATAATTTTAATGGCTAAAAGCTTTTATATAGGAGTATCTACTGCTAAGCATGCAATAAAAAGTATGACTGATTTTATGGCAGCATTAATTCCAGTATTATTAATGCTCTTGGCTAGTGTTGGAGGATTTACACAAGCTGCAATTATGGATCCAATAGTAATTGGAGTAATAAATATTAGTGCAAGGGTTTTTGTAGATTTAATAATACCTATTATATGTATGTCTTTTGTTGTAGAGTTTGTTAATAATATTTCAGAAGAACATAAGATAGACAGATTATCTAAGCTATTAAATAAAGGAGCTTTATGGATGCAGGGAATTCTTATGACAATATTTATAGGTATTATAACTATAAGAGGAATAACATCTTCTACAATAGATGCAGTGGCAGAAAAAACAGTTAAGTTTGCAATTGATAATTTTATACCTATAGTAGGTAAAAGCTTATCCGATGCTATATCAACTGTGGCAGGATATTCTTTGCTTTTGAAAAATGCATTGAGTAGTATTGGTCTAATAATAATGATTGTAATAATAGTTTTTCCTTTAATCAAGATGAGTATAATGGCTCTTATATATAAAATAACAGCTGCATTAATTGAACCAGTTAGTGACAAACGATTAGTCAAGTGCATTACTTCAGCAGGAGACTCTCTTATACTTATAACTTCCTGTCTTATCTGTATATCTGTTATGTTTTTCATTATGGTATCCATAATTGCGTCAGCAGGAAAAATTGTTATAGGTGGTTAG
- the spoIIIAF gene encoding stage III sporulation protein AF translates to MLQHIKVWIINICTAVFFITAVEMILPNNKMKKYAKFVLGLILVTVIMNPIIKIFDKNFNMDSYVDTACEYFESNNHKKDYDKYKTSNIDNTANVFSKNLEKICLDKLKERFPKDNYEVLIDVSFNKEKENFVIDLVNVGFTDKKIKKIKKIKIGDTESSEKSEISNSKKCNDIKDYLSVALNIPKNKIKVHTI, encoded by the coding sequence TTGTTGCAACATATAAAAGTATGGATAATAAATATTTGCACAGCCGTATTTTTTATTACAGCCGTTGAAATGATTCTTCCTAATAATAAAATGAAAAAATATGCAAAATTTGTTCTAGGATTAATTTTAGTAACTGTTATTATGAATCCAATAATTAAAATTTTTGATAAAAATTTTAATATGGATAGTTATGTAGATACAGCTTGCGAATATTTTGAAAGTAACAATCATAAAAAAGATTATGATAAATACAAAACTAGTAATATAGATAATACAGCTAATGTTTTCTCAAAAAACCTTGAAAAAATATGTTTAGATAAATTAAAAGAAAGGTTTCCAAAAGATAATTATGAAGTTTTAATAGATGTAAGTTTTAATAAAGAAAAGGAGAATTTTGTAATAGATTTAGTAAATGTAGGCTTCACAGATAAAAAAATAAAAAAAATTAAAAAGATTAAGATAGGAGATACTGAGAGCTCAGAAAAATCAGAAATATCAAATAGCAAAAAATGTAATGATATAAAAGATTATTTAAGTGTTGCTTTGAATATACCAAAAAATAAAATCAAAGTTCACACAATTTAG
- the spoIIIAG gene encoding stage III sporulation protein AG: MSKKSFFKFDMDKILGKTKDGSGKKYITNLVILVLVGILLAIFGSTFKSTGAFNLNEDNAKVNKTALEEKKDDKDNIENTNIKYKNEQHEMETKLKEILEDISGVGKVKVMIYFKGGEEKVPAFNVNDSTSLTEEKDVEGGTRKTTQKNDGRTVVMMNNGNGTEPLIIKKNNPNVTGVCVVAEGADNKLIKLQIRNAIINLFSLEESKVNVYPMKK; encoded by the coding sequence ATGAGTAAAAAAAGTTTTTTCAAATTTGATATGGACAAAATTTTAGGGAAAACCAAAGATGGTAGTGGTAAAAAATATATTACAAATCTAGTTATACTTGTTTTAGTAGGTATATTATTGGCCATATTTGGAAGTACATTTAAAAGTACTGGCGCTTTTAATTTAAATGAAGATAATGCTAAAGTAAATAAAACTGCTTTAGAAGAAAAAAAAGATGATAAAGATAACATTGAAAACACTAATATTAAATATAAAAATGAACAACATGAAATGGAAACAAAGCTTAAAGAAATATTAGAAGATATTTCAGGGGTAGGCAAGGTAAAAGTAATGATTTATTTTAAAGGGGGTGAAGAAAAGGTACCGGCTTTTAATGTAAATGACTCCACTAGTCTTACAGAAGAAAAAGATGTAGAGGGTGGAACGAGAAAGACAACTCAAAAAAATGATGGTAGAACAGTAGTAATGATGAATAATGGAAATGGTACTGAACCTTTGATAATTAAAAAGAATAATCCTAATGTTACTGGAGTATGTGTTGTAGCGGAAGGAGCAGATAATAAGCTAATAAAGCTTCAAATTCGAAATGCTATAATTAATTTATTTAGTTTAGAAGAAAGTAAAGTTAATGTTTATCCTATGAAAAAATAA
- a CDS encoding SpoIIIAH-like family protein, translating into MNKKQGVIISVLLVLIVCMGILATKLNSDLDYVAGNDISNGKDTVSIDNSNKNSSAKSTSSKSSSSSYFKEQQIIRDNEQSTALQTLKSLIDDEHTAKEERAELSKKYAQLALNGPKQSQIEGILQGKGYQDNLCYIRENKVTIILKTAQKLTAEQKKQIQDVVMDVTQIRDVEIQPKE; encoded by the coding sequence ATGAATAAAAAACAAGGTGTTATAATTAGTGTTTTGTTGGTTTTAATCGTTTGTATGGGAATATTAGCTACAAAATTAAATTCAGATTTAGATTATGTAGCTGGCAATGATATTTCAAATGGAAAAGATACTGTTTCTATTGACAATTCAAACAAAAATAGTTCAGCTAAAAGTACTTCAAGTAAAAGTAGTTCAAGCAGTTACTTTAAAGAACAGCAGATAATAAGGGATAATGAGCAATCTACCGCTCTTCAAACATTAAAGTCATTGATAGATGATGAACATACAGCAAAAGAGGAAAGAGCAGAATTATCTAAAAAATATGCTCAACTAGCTTTAAATGGTCCAAAACAATCTCAAATTGAGGGTATTTTACAGGGAAAAGGTTACCAAGACAATCTTTGCTACATCAGAGAAAATAAAGTTACAATTATTTTAAAAACAGCTCAGAAATTAACAGCAGAACAAAAGAAACAAATTCAAGATGTGGTAATGGATGTAACACAAATTAGAGATGTAGAAATCCAACCAAAAGAATAA
- a CDS encoding Asp23/Gls24 family envelope stress response protein, which translates to MNEDVKNEVEMGIVKISDEVVEVIAGLAASEIDGIEGMSATLVGGITQMLSGKKNASKGVKVSVGEESATIDLYVVVRYGVKIHEVAQKVQQNVKKSVESMTGLNVSTVNVYIQDVVLPKANDSNKEE; encoded by the coding sequence ATGAATGAAGATGTGAAAAATGAAGTAGAAATGGGTATTGTAAAAATATCTGATGAAGTGGTAGAGGTTATTGCTGGCTTAGCAGCTTCAGAAATAGATGGTATAGAAGGGATGAGTGCTACTTTAGTTGGGGGAATAACTCAAATGTTAAGTGGCAAGAAAAACGCATCTAAAGGTGTAAAGGTTAGTGTAGGTGAAGAAAGTGCTACTATAGATTTATATGTTGTAGTTAGATATGGGGTAAAGATTCATGAAGTAGCGCAAAAGGTTCAACAAAACGTTAAAAAATCTGTTGAATCTATGACTGGTCTTAATGTTTCAACAGTTAATGTTTATATACAAGATGTTGTGCTTCCTAAGGCAAATGATAGTAATAAAGAAGAGTAA
- the nusB gene encoding transcription antitermination factor NusB — protein sequence MNRRKSREIAMKLLFEMTINKEEYKYILERFKENTEIKLQDVDFEYITKIIQGIEENIKIIDGQIENNLRNWKLNRLSKIDMSILRLATYEIMFLDDVPDKVSVNEAIELTKKYSDDNSPAFINGVLGNMIKK from the coding sequence ATGAACAGAAGAAAATCAAGAGAAATAGCAATGAAATTATTATTTGAAATGACCATTAATAAGGAAGAATATAAGTACATACTTGAGAGATTTAAGGAGAATACAGAAATTAAATTACAAGATGTTGATTTTGAATATATTACAAAAATAATACAAGGAATTGAAGAAAACATTAAAATTATTGATGGTCAAATTGAAAATAATTTAAGAAATTGGAAATTAAATAGATTATCTAAAATAGATATGTCTATACTTAGACTTGCAACATATGAAATTATGTTTTTAGATGATGTTCCTGATAAAGTTTCTGTTAATGAAGCTATAGAGCTTACAAAAAAATATTCTGATGATAATTCACCAGCATTTATCAACGGGGTACTTGGAAATATGATAAAAAAATAA
- a CDS encoding bifunctional 5,10-methylenetetrahydrofolate dehydrogenase/5,10-methenyltetrahydrofolate cyclohydrolase produces the protein MGKKLDGKKLAEKYREDIKILLNNKLNLGYNSPCLANILVGNDGGSVYYVNNQNKLCEKLGIKVKSIHLEENITQTELIQIIEKLNEDMEIQGIILQLPLPKHIDEEYVTGKISYDKDIDGLSTISTGKFYKGEKCFIPCTPKGIIELIKSSNIELEGKNAVVIGRSNIVGKPIAQLLLNENATVTICHSKTKDLKKLCNKADILVAAIGKPGFITADYVKEDAVVIDVGTTMVDGKIQGDVIYNEVIEKAAFVTPVPGGVGAMTTTMLLKNLCEGLK, from the coding sequence ATGGGGAAAAAATTAGATGGCAAAAAACTTGCTGAAAAGTATAGAGAAGATATAAAAATATTACTTAATAATAAATTAAATCTAGGTTATAACTCTCCATGTTTAGCCAATATCTTGGTTGGTAATGATGGTGGGTCAGTTTACTATGTAAATAATCAAAATAAACTATGTGAAAAGCTAGGTATAAAAGTGAAAAGTATTCATCTAGAGGAAAATATAACTCAAACAGAATTGATACAGATTATTGAAAAACTAAATGAAGACATGGAAATCCAAGGTATAATTCTTCAACTGCCACTTCCTAAGCATATAGATGAAGAATATGTTACAGGGAAAATTTCTTATGATAAGGATATAGATGGATTAAGCACAATTAGTACAGGAAAATTTTACAAAGGAGAAAAATGCTTTATACCATGTACTCCAAAAGGAATAATTGAGTTAATAAAAAGCAGTAATATAGAGCTTGAAGGTAAAAATGCAGTAGTTATAGGAAGAAGTAACATAGTCGGCAAACCTATAGCACAGCTTTTACTTAATGAAAATGCTACTGTAACTATATGTCATTCAAAAACTAAAGATTTAAAAAAATTATGCAATAAAGCAGATATTTTAGTTGCAGCTATAGGAAAGCCAGGCTTTATAACAGCAGATTATGTTAAAGAAGATGCAGTTGTAATTGATGTTGGTACCACTATGGTGGATGGTAAAATTCAAGGAGATGTTATCTATAATGAGGTTATAGAAAAAGCTGCTTTTGTAACTCCAGTTCCCGGTGGAGTAGGAGCTATGACAACAACTATGCTTTTAAAAAATCTTTGTGAGGGATTGAAATAA